A window of Bacteroidota bacterium contains these coding sequences:
- the mqnE gene encoding aminofutalosine synthase MqnE, producing MSNLTNAVLQNETLNADLKQIAEKVSRSERITDEDCLLLFEKASLGFVGSLANSVRERFHGDKTFFNRNFHIEPTNVCVFTCNFCSYSRLYAHRDEGWELSQQQMLEMVKKYDGQPVTEVHIVGGVHPKMNLEFFAELLRKIKEHRPELHIKGFTAVELDYMFRKAKMSNEQGMQYLKDAGLDSIPGGGAEIFDAAIREKICADKVNADGWLAIHEAAHRLGMHSNATMLYGHIEKPVHLVDHMRRLRELQDRTGGFNTFIPLKFRNKDNDMSNIAECSVSTDMKLYAIARIYMDNFPHLKAYWPMLGRQNAQLSLSFGVDDIDGTIDDTTKIYSMAGSEEQTPSMTTEELVALIKQVKRQPVERDTLYNVVKDYGEMEVSMN from the coding sequence ATGTCCAATCTCACAAATGCTGTACTTCAAAATGAAACACTCAATGCCGACCTTAAACAAATAGCAGAAAAAGTATCTCGCAGCGAAAGAATAACAGATGAGGATTGTTTATTGTTATTTGAAAAAGCAAGCCTTGGTTTTGTCGGCAGTCTTGCTAATAGCGTAAGAGAACGATTCCATGGCGATAAAACTTTCTTCAACCGCAATTTTCATATTGAGCCAACCAATGTATGTGTATTCACCTGCAATTTTTGTAGTTATAGCCGCCTCTATGCCCATCGTGATGAAGGTTGGGAACTGAGCCAGCAACAAATGCTGGAGATGGTAAAAAAATATGATGGCCAGCCGGTAACTGAAGTACATATTGTTGGTGGTGTACATCCGAAAATGAATTTGGAATTCTTTGCTGAGTTGCTACGCAAAATAAAAGAACATCGTCCTGAATTACATATAAAAGGTTTTACGGCTGTAGAGCTTGATTATATGTTCCGCAAGGCAAAGATGAGTAATGAGCAAGGCATGCAGTATTTAAAAGATGCCGGGCTTGATTCTATACCCGGTGGTGGCGCAGAGATCTTTGATGCAGCCATACGTGAAAAGATATGTGCAGATAAAGTAAATGCCGATGGATGGCTGGCCATACATGAAGCTGCACATAGGCTCGGCATGCATAGCAATGCAACAATGTTATATGGTCATATTGAAAAACCGGTACACCTTGTTGATCATATGAGAAGATTAAGAGAGTTGCAGGATAGAACAGGAGGCTTCAACACTTTTATTCCGCTTAAGTTCCGCAATAAGGATAATGATATGAGCAATATAGCCGAGTGCAGTGTATCAACGGATATGAAACTCTATGCCATTGCCCGTATCTATATGGATAATTTCCCTCACCTGAAAGCTTACTGGCCGATGCTGGGCCGGCAGAATGCACAACTGAGTTTATCTTTTGGGGTAGATGATATAGACGGCACAATAGATGACACTACAAAAATTTACAGCATGGCCGGTTCTGAAGAACAAACCCCTTCAATGACTACTGAAGAACTGGTAGCATTGATAAAACAGGTAAAACGCCAGCCGGTGGAAAGGGATACGCTTTATAATGTGGTGAAGGATTATGGAGAGATGGAAGTTTCGATGAATTGA
- a CDS encoding DUF2723 domain-containing protein → MSFKRINNITGWAVFAIAFLTYFLTREARGSLWDCGEFVACAFKVQLPHPPGAPMFVLLGRFFIILFGDDGQTAANAVNFMSALASAFTILFLFWTITHFARKMFVKVGEQLNGDQLFSVMAAGIVGALAYTFSDSFWFSAVEGEVYALSSFFTALVFWAMLKWEHADEKAGDDAQARAYADRWIVFIFFMMGLSIGVHLLNLLTIPAIVMIYYYRRYQVTTKGAFIAFVIGCLITGIVLVGVIQYSMKAAGIFDVFFVNTAGMPFFSGFAFYFIAIAALIYIAIQFKEKNINQTKLMIWFGLFIALSFLPFAIGVGSDGGQVAKLILLIGAGVVIGYFIKPSALKIVKLSLWCYAFMMVAYFLYFTAMIRSSANPAIDMNNVDNPINLVYYLGREQYGSAPLLYGPHYSARQVREDKDGDGYVDLEEKEMQFVKGKNKYIPIGRNREAKYESSDKQLFPRIWDGSNDQDHAEFYANWLGLEKNYSQDQPYQPPSYGDNVRWFFEWQNGFMYWRYFMWNFAGKQNDVQGMGNKRDGNWISGISLLDNSRLGDQSKLPDSLQNNKANNKLFLIPFILGVLGCVVHFLSNRKDWVVNFLLFIITGVGVVIYLNQPGNQPRERDYAYVSSYYAFAVWIGLAVIGFLKLVKEKDNKQLFQNTLAFGSGLTFLITLMSCPPSGMGEAFITAIIAAVIFAAAVFAISYLLRAVSSGGQNNKLVNIASLAICAVAPLLMAQQEWDDHDRSEKVLAPDLAKDYLESCAPNAILFSFGDNDTYPLWYAQEVEGVRKDIRLINNSLLGIDWYINQLRYKVNKADSVDVIWTPEQIEGHNREYMFYDPNSVKVPQDAYFDLYDAMKNFLGQVNVDPKTGRDVGRKSFPVRKFKVPVDVNFVRSNGTVNASDSVLSDIFFEITENKARGGLMRNDLIILNIIAANQWKRPIYFTSPIGELGFGQYLRKDGLAYRLVPVQNKYPQQNWVAESKMREVSNKYRVGLGTQIRDNNLDSIGKTLLDKYGFGNAGKAGVYFDEENRRHLLNIREIYAEAAGNLADAGKKEQAQQLIDKVEKGINEQNLPYGMVSRFGNHNQSGLQYLEACYKAGKTEVAEKVRKALRKDLEQQKTYYDYMRDSKPEGMSLLEIENLINSAYLEVLEAIEQRYAPNLKKDNTTEGSKTIDINPGSKPDTLKPDTIKK, encoded by the coding sequence ATGAGCTTTAAAAGAATTAATAACATTACCGGCTGGGCCGTGTTTGCCATTGCCTTCTTAACTTATTTTCTCACCCGTGAAGCAAGAGGCAGTTTGTGGGACTGCGGTGAGTTTGTTGCCTGTGCTTTTAAAGTACAGCTCCCCCACCCACCCGGAGCACCTATGTTTGTGCTGCTCGGTCGTTTCTTTATCATTTTATTTGGAGATGATGGACAAACGGCTGCCAACGCTGTGAACTTCATGAGTGCATTGGCCAGTGCATTCACCATTCTCTTCCTGTTCTGGACCATTACGCATTTTGCCCGTAAGATGTTTGTAAAAGTGGGTGAACAACTGAATGGTGACCAACTTTTTTCAGTAATGGCTGCCGGTATTGTTGGCGCATTAGCTTATACATTCAGCGATTCTTTCTGGTTCAGCGCTGTAGAAGGTGAGGTATACGCCTTATCATCATTCTTCACTGCATTAGTGTTTTGGGCTATGTTGAAATGGGAACATGCAGATGAAAAAGCCGGTGACGATGCACAGGCAAGGGCTTATGCCGACCGCTGGATCGTATTTATATTTTTCATGATGGGCTTATCAATCGGTGTACACTTGTTGAACTTGCTGACCATTCCTGCCATCGTAATGATCTATTATTACCGCCGTTACCAGGTCACTACTAAAGGTGCTTTCATTGCATTTGTAATAGGTTGTCTTATAACAGGTATCGTGCTGGTTGGAGTTATTCAATACTCCATGAAAGCCGCAGGTATTTTTGATGTGTTCTTCGTGAACACTGCAGGCATGCCTTTCTTTTCAGGTTTTGCTTTTTATTTTATTGCAATAGCTGCCCTTATTTACATTGCAATCCAGTTCAAAGAAAAAAATATTAACCAGACTAAATTAATGATCTGGTTTGGTTTGTTTATCGCATTATCATTTTTGCCATTTGCAATCGGTGTTGGAAGTGATGGAGGCCAGGTTGCAAAATTGATCTTATTGATCGGTGCCGGTGTGGTAATTGGTTATTTTATTAAACCATCTGCATTGAAAATTGTAAAACTCAGTTTGTGGTGCTATGCGTTTATGATGGTCGCCTATTTTCTGTATTTCACAGCTATGATCCGTTCTTCGGCCAACCCGGCAATCGACATGAACAATGTTGACAATCCAATTAACCTTGTTTATTATCTCGGCCGTGAGCAATATGGTTCAGCTCCACTATTATATGGACCGCATTATTCTGCCCGCCAGGTACGTGAAGACAAAGACGGCGACGGATATGTAGACCTGGAAGAAAAAGAAATGCAGTTTGTAAAAGGGAAAAATAAATATATCCCGATTGGAAGAAACAGGGAAGCTAAATATGAAAGCAGTGATAAGCAACTCTTTCCCCGGATATGGGATGGCAGTAATGACCAGGACCATGCAGAATTTTATGCCAACTGGTTGGGACTCGAAAAAAATTACAGCCAGGATCAGCCTTATCAACCACCAAGCTATGGTGATAATGTCCGCTGGTTCTTTGAATGGCAGAATGGATTTATGTACTGGCGTTACTTCATGTGGAATTTTGCCGGCAAGCAAAATGATGTACAAGGCATGGGAAATAAACGTGACGGTAACTGGATAAGTGGTATTTCACTTTTAGATAATAGCCGGCTTGGCGATCAAAGTAAACTCCCTGATAGTCTACAGAATAATAAAGCCAACAACAAACTTTTCTTAATTCCATTTATACTCGGTGTGTTGGGATGTGTAGTTCATTTCCTCAGCAACCGCAAAGATTGGGTTGTAAACTTCCTCCTCTTTATTATAACAGGTGTCGGCGTTGTAATTTATTTGAATCAACCCGGTAACCAACCCCGTGAAAGGGATTATGCTTATGTAAGTTCCTACTATGCATTTGCGGTATGGATAGGATTGGCTGTGATCGGATTTTTAAAACTGGTAAAAGAAAAAGATAATAAACAGCTTTTCCAAAACACACTTGCATTTGGTTCGGGGCTTACATTCCTCATTACGCTGATGAGTTGTCCGCCATCTGGTATGGGTGAAGCATTTATTACAGCTATCATTGCCGCAGTAATTTTTGCAGCCGCTGTTTTTGCGATCAGTTATTTACTCAGGGCTGTTTCATCCGGAGGTCAGAATAATAAACTAGTAAATATTGCATCCCTTGCTATTTGTGCTGTTGCTCCATTACTGATGGCACAGCAGGAATGGGATGATCATGACCGCAGTGAAAAAGTTCTTGCGCCGGACCTGGCAAAAGATTATTTAGAAAGCTGTGCACCAAATGCTATCCTGTTTTCATTTGGTGATAATGATACTTATCCTCTCTGGTATGCACAGGAAGTGGAAGGTGTACGTAAGGACATCCGTCTTATCAATAATAGTTTATTAGGTATCGATTGGTATATCAACCAGCTTCGTTATAAGGTTAACAAAGCTGATTCAGTGGATGTGATATGGACACCCGAACAAATAGAAGGTCATAACAGGGAATACATGTTTTATGATCCTAACTCAGTAAAAGTTCCACAGGATGCTTACTTTGATCTGTATGATGCAATGAAGAATTTCCTTGGCCAGGTAAATGTTGATCCCAAAACAGGTCGTGATGTTGGTCGCAAATCATTCCCTGTAAGGAAATTTAAAGTGCCTGTAGATGTTAATTTTGTAAGAAGCAATGGAACAGTAAATGCAAGTGACAGTGTACTGAGCGATATCTTTTTTGAAATAACAGAGAACAAGGCAAGAGGCGGATTAATGAGAAATGACCTGATCATTCTAAACATTATTGCCGCTAACCAGTGGAAAAGACCGATCTATTTTACCTCGCCGATTGGTGAACTTGGTTTCGGCCAATACCTGAGAAAAGATGGACTTGCCTATCGTCTTGTACCTGTACAGAATAAATATCCGCAGCAGAATTGGGTGGCTGAATCTAAAATGCGTGAAGTAAGTAATAAATACCGCGTAGGATTGGGTACACAAATAAGAGATAATAATCTTGATTCGATCGGTAAAACATTACTTGACAAATATGGTTTTGGTAATGCAGGTAAAGCCGGTGTTTATTTTGACGAAGAGAACCGCAGGCATTTATTGAACATTCGTGAGATCTATGCGGAAGCAGCAGGTAATCTTGCTGATGCAGGCAAAAAAGAACAGGCTCAACAACTGATCGATAAAGTTGAGAAGGGAATCAATGAACAAAATCTTCCTTATGGTATGGTTAGTCGCTTTGGAAATCATAACCAATCCGGTTTGCAATACCTTGAAGCATGTTATAAAGCTGGTAAAACAGAAGTAGCAGAGAAGGTAAGAAAGGCATTGCGCAAAGACCTGGAGCAGCAAAAGACCTATTATGATTATATGCGTGACTCAAAACCAGAAGGTATGAGTTTATTAGAAATAGAGAACCTCATCAATAGTGCTTACCTGGAAGTGTTGGAAGCAATAGAACAACGCTATGCACCCAACCTGAAAAAGGATAATACAACAGAAGGTTCTAAAACCATCGATATTAATCCGGGCAGTAAGCCGGACACTTTAAAACCTGATACAATAAAAAAATAA
- a CDS encoding 5'(3')-deoxyribonucleotidase, protein MKKRLTVDMDGVLADVFQQFIINHERDFGQRKTLEEIAGLSEEEAFPKTREYVFTKGFFRNAPIIKDSQEILARLNEVYELFIVSAAMEFPNSLGEKQEWLNEHFSFIKWQQMVFCGSKTIIAADIMIDDHFKNLDHFHGVTYLFTQPHNKLTDPGRHTRVNSWQEIASLLL, encoded by the coding sequence ATGAAAAAAAGACTTACAGTTGATATGGATGGTGTGCTGGCCGATGTGTTTCAACAATTCATCATTAACCACGAACGGGATTTTGGCCAACGAAAAACATTGGAAGAAATAGCAGGATTGAGTGAAGAAGAAGCGTTCCCTAAAACGAGGGAGTATGTTTTTACCAAAGGTTTTTTCCGCAACGCTCCCATCATAAAAGATAGCCAGGAAATACTGGCCCGTTTGAACGAAGTTTATGAACTCTTCATTGTTTCTGCTGCCATGGAATTTCCCAATAGCCTGGGTGAAAAACAGGAATGGTTGAATGAACATTTCAGCTTTATTAAATGGCAACAAATGGTTTTTTGTGGCTCCAAAACAATTATCGCCGCCGATATTATGATCGATGACCATTTCAAAAACCTTGATCACTTCCACGGAGTTACTTATCTTTTTACTCAACCACATAACAAGCTAACAGATCCGGGCCGGCATACAAGGGTAAACTCATGGCAGGAAATTGCCAGCTTGCTTCTTTGA